Sequence from the Thermoanaerobacter uzonensis DSM 18761 genome:
TTATGAGGTAGTGCCAGGCATAACATCTGCAGTGGCTGTCCTATCCTATGCAGGAATTCCTGTAACTCATAGAGATTTAAGCTCTTCATTTCACGTAATAACGGGTCATGAACGGGAAGGAAAAGATAAAAGCCTCAATTGGGAAGTCATATCAAAGCTCGATGGGACACTGGTATTTCTCATGGGGATAAAAAATATAGAAAAAATTGTGCAAAAACTTCTCAATTACGGCAAAGATCCTCATACACCAGCAGCAGTAGTAATGGAAGGCACTACTCCAAAGCAAAAAGTTGTAACTGGGAAACTCATTGATATTCCAAGTCTCGTCCGAAAAGAAGGAATAAAAAATCCCGGAGTTTTTGCTGTAGGAGATGTTGTGGCATTAAGGGATAGATTAAAATGGTACGAAAACAAAAAGCTTTTTGGAAAAAGGATTTTGCTTACAAGGACCTATGAACAGTCACAACAGATGAAAAAAATTTTGAGCGAAGAGGGAGCAGATGTTGTTATTTGTCCTACTATTAAAATCACGCCGTTTTTGAATAACATAGAAATGTTTTTAGAAGAAATACACAAATTTGATTACGCTGTATTTACAAGTGTAAATAGTGTTCGTAGTTTTATTGAAGCTTCCCGAGAAAAAAGGTTTGATTTAAGAAATTTAAGTATTAAAGTAGTAGCAATAGGAAGTAAGACTGCGGAAGCTTTAGAAAATATTTTTATATATCCAGATATAATTCCTGAGGAATACACCTCATACTCTTTGGCAAATGCTCTTAAAAAACATGTTGAAGGGAAAAACATAGTGCTTTTGACTTCTCAGATAGGTGGGGATATATTGATGGAAAGCCTAGGAAATTGCGCTAACGTACAAAAAATTGTTGCATATAAAAATGAACCAAATTATGAAATAAAGGGAAAGCTTATAAGTGAACTCCGCAAAGGAATAGATATTGCTGTATTTACAAGTTCCTCTACTTTTAATTATATGCATCAATTAATAGGAGACGAAATAAATCTTCTAAAAAACTCTAAAATAGCTGCAATAGGACCTGTAACAAAGAAGGCTATAGATGATAAAGGATTTAATGTAGACATAATGCCAAGCGAATACACAACGGAAAAACTTATTGAAGAAATATTAAAAAACTATCAAAACCAATAGAAAGAGGAGATAAAATGGATTTGGTAAAAAGGCCAAGAAGGCTTAGGATAAACAGCATTTTAAGGGATATGATAAGAGAAACTTCTTTAGATGTAGGTGACCTTATATATCCTCTTTTTGTTGTGCCAGGAGATAATATAAAAGAAGAGATAGATTCAATGCCAGGTGTTTACCATTTTTCTATAGATTTGCTTATAGAAGAAGTTAAAGAAGTGCGTGACCTTGGAATTCCTGCTATTTTACTTTTTGGTGTGCCTTCATATAAAGATGAATTCGGGTCAGAGGCTTACAGCGAGGAAGGTATCGTTCAAAAAGCGGTGAGAGAAATAAAAGAAAAAGTGCCAGAAATTGTGGTAATAACAGATGTATGTATGTGTGGGTATACAACTCATGGACACTGTGGCATTGTTGAAAATGGCCAAGTTCTAAATGACAAAACAGTGGACTACATTGCTAAAATAGCCTTGTCCCATGTTGAGGCAGGGGCGGATATTGTAGCGCCTTCTGACATGATGGATGGAAGAGTAGCTGCCATAAGAAAGCTTTTAGATAGTAAAGGATTTGTAAATACACCTATTATGGCTTACAGTGCTAAATACGCTTCCTCTTTTTATGGACCTTTTAGAGAAGCAGCAGATTCTTTCCCACAATTTGGCGACAGAAAGTCTTATCAAATGGACTATGGAAATTCCAATGAAGCCTTAAGAGAAATAGCTCTTGACATTGAAGAAGGAGCAGATATTGTCATGGTAAAGCCGGCACTTTCTTATCTTGATATTATAAGGCGGGTAAAGGATAATTTCAACATTCCTATTGCTGCTTATAATGTAAGTGGAGAATATTCAATGGTAAAGGCGGCAGCTAAGATGGGTTGGATTGATGAAAAATCGGTAGTCTTAGAAATACTCACTTCAATTAAAAGGGCAGGGGCAGATATAGTTATAACCTACTTTGCAAAGGATGTTGCGAAATGGCTTATTACCCTGTAATGCTTAATGTAAAAAACAAAAAATGCCTTGTTGTAGGGGGTGGCAAAGTTGCTCTTAGAAAAATTTTATCTCTTGTTGAAGGAGAAGCTTTAGTTACTGCCATTTCTCCTTCTTTTGATGAAGGAATAATTGAGCTTGCAGCAAAAGAAAAAGTGGAACTTATAAGACGTGAGTATCAACAAGGGGATGTAAGGGGATTTTTTGTTGCGATTGCTGCTACAGATGATGAGAAGGTAAATAAACTTGTGGCGTCAGATGGAGAAAAATACAATGTGCTTGTAAATGTGGTTGATGATAAAGACCTTTCTTCTTTTATTGTACCTGCCATTGTAAAAAGGGGAGACCTAATTATTTCTATATCTACAAGTGGCAAAAGTCCACTTCTTTCGAGAATGATAAAAGAAAAATTGGAGTCAATTTTCAATGATGACTATGAAAAACTATTACAAAAACTATATCAGAAGAGGATGGAATTAAAGGAAAAAGATTTTGCTAAAGAAGAAAAAATGGCTATTTACAGAAAAATTATTAAAAAAAGCGGGCTGTTAAGAGGTGATTCTGTGAAAACTGATAAATCGCAAAAGCTTTTTGAAAAAGCTAAAAAACTTATGCCAGGTGGTGTTAATAGCCCTGTAAGAGCTTTTAAATCAGTAGGAGCTACTCCTGTTTTTATAAAAAAGGGACAAGGAAGTCATATTTGGGATGAAGATGGCAATGAATACATAGACTATGTTCTTTCATGGGGACCGCTAATACTTGGGCATTCACATCCACAGGTGGTAGAAGCTATTAAAAAACAAGCACAACTGGGTACCAGTTTTGGAGCCTGTACAGAGTTGGAAGTTAAGATGGCAGAAAAAATAATTGAGGCTGTTCCATCTATAGAAGTTGTCAGAATGGTGAATTCAGGCACAGAAGCCACTATGAGTGCTATAAGATTGGCAAGGGGATATACGGGCAGAGACATCATTGTAAAATTTGAAGGATGTTATCACGGACATTCTGACAGCCTGCTTATAAAAGCAGGGTCAGGTGCACTTACTTTTGGAATGCCTGATTCAAAGGGCGTAACAAACGAGATAGCAAAGGATACAATTATAGCTAGATATAATGATATCAAAATGGTAGAAGATATTTTTGAAATGTACGGTGAGAACATCGCCGCTGTAATTGTAGAGCCTATTGCAGGTAATATGGGTACAGTTTTACCTGAAGAGGGATTTTTAAAGGGATTGAGAGAGATTACTGCAAAGTATAAATCACTTTTAATTTTTGATGAAGTGATGACAGGTTTTAGAGTGTCTTATTCAGGGGCACAAGGGCTTTACAATATTATGCCTGATATTACTACGCTTGGTAAAATTATTGGTGGAGGTCTTCCTGTTGGTGCCTATGGAGGAAAGGAAGAGATTATGAGAATGATTTCTCCTGATGGACCGGTGTATCAAGCAGGGACTTTGTCTGGCAATCCTCTAGCAATGACAGCAGGCTTTGAGACTTTAAAAATATTATCTGAAACTTCCAATATTTATGAAGAGTTAGACAAGAAAGCAGAAAAATTGTGTAAGGGGCTAAAAGAAAGCATAGTTCAAAATGGAATTGATGTTACAATAAATAGAATAGGCAGCATGATGTGTATGTTTTTTACGAATGATGAAGTAAAAGACTATAACTCTGCTTTAAAATCAAACACTGTTGTGTATGCTGCATATTTTAGAGAAATGCTGAAAAGGGGTGTGTACCTGCCTCCTTCTCAATTTGAGACCTTCTTTTTATCAATGGCTCATACAGAGGAGGATATTGAAAAAACAATTGAGGCTAGTTTTGAAGTTGCAAAAATTATAAGTAAGCAATACAAGGACATTTCTATTCATTGACAACCTATTTATAAAATGATATCCTTTATTTAAAGGGAGAATTGAATAACATGCAAATACAGGTGCCCAATTTTGGAATCCAAATTGGGTTAAAAGGGAAGCAGGTGAAAATCCTGCACGGTCCCGCCACTGTGATGGTGAGCTCTTTACATTATGCCACTGTCTGTCACTCAGCGGAGCACGAATTTAACAAATTATATTTCGTATAAAAACATGCTCCGCTGAGTGACGGATGGGAAGGCGTAAAGAGCAATGAACCTAAGTCAGGAGACCTGCCTGTATTTGTGACACACTTACTCTACGGTCGATAGAGGGGGTGTTATAAAGGGATAAGTATGTGTTTTTTACCTCTTAACGCCGTTGGTAAGTTAAGAGGTTTTCTTTTTACTTAAATTTTACAAAAAGAGGTGTGTGTGATGAAAAGGTGGATGTTACTTGCAGCATTTGCGTTGCTTTTAATAGCTCCACAAATTGCCTATTCAATGCATATAATGGAAGGTTTTCTACCTCTTAAATGGTGTATAATATGGGATATAGCTTCTTTGCCTTTTGTGGTTATAGGACTTATAGCGATAAACAAAAAAGTAAAAGAGAATCCAAAACTTAAGATGCTTTTAGGTTTTGCAGGTGCTTTTGCATTTGTGCTTTCAGCACTTAAAATACCTTCAGTTACAGGAAGTTGTTCGCATCCAACCGGCGTAGGACTTGGAGCTATACTCTTTGGACCTTTTGCTATGAGCGTTTTAGGCCTTATAGTCCTTTTGTTTCAGGCATTACTTTTGGCCCATGGCGGCATAACGACTTTGGGCGCTAATACATTTTCCATGGCTATAGTAGGGCCAATTGCTTCCTATTATATATTTAAAGGGGTAAAAAAAGCAGGTGGTCCAAATTGGCTTGCAGTATTTTTAGCTGCCTCAATTGGGGATTTGCTTACATATGTAACTACCTCCTTCCAACTTGCTATTGCTTTCCCTGCTGAAGTAGGCGGCTTTACAGCCTCATTTTTAAAATTTATGGGGATATTTGCAGTGACACAGGTACCTTTGGCAATAAGTGAGGGGCTTTTAACTGTGCTCGTAATCAATATGCTAACTGCCTACAGTAAAGAAGAACTCATTGAACTTAAGGTTTTAGAGAAAGAAGGTAAGGCAATATGAAGGATAAAAAGTTTTTAATAAAGAATTTGATATTGGGCTTGTTGGTTATTTTACTGGTGGTGTTTCCCCTTGTTACTATTAAAAATGCTGAATTTGCTGGTGCAGATGACAGGGCGACAGAAGCTATTGCTCAGGTAGACAAAAATTACAAGCCATGGTTTAAACCAATTTGGGAGCCACCAAGTGGAGAAATTGAAAGCCTTTTGTTTGCCTTACAGGCTGCAATTGGTGCAGGCTTTTTGGGATATTATATAGGTGTTGCGAAGGGGAGAAAAAATGCTAATAGATAGTTATGCTTATACCAACAGGATGTACAATGTACATCCTGTTGAAAAACTTTTATTTGCTTTTTTGACTATGATTTTATGCTTTGAATTTGATGCCTATACAAATATTGCAGTAATTATTTTGGTATTTGTGATAACTGTATTTAAAGCGAAAATTCCAGCAAAAGTGTACATTAAGCTTATGTTAATTCCCTTTTCTTTTTTGATAATAAGCATAATAACACTTATTATAAATGTGATAGGGAATAAAAGTGCTGCATTAATAAGCTTTAATATTTTGGGGGTAACTTTAGGAATTACTGCACAAGGCATTAATACTGCTGTTATTTTATTCTTTAGAACTTTAGCAATAGTGTCTTGCTTGTATTTTCTTGTACTCACTACTCCTGTAGTTGACATTATAAATATCTTAAAGAAATTGAAAATTCCATCACTATTTTTAGAGTTACTTCAATTAATTTATAGGTTTATATTTGTTTTAACGCAAGCTGCTAATGAGATCTATATATCTCAAGATTCAAGGTTGGGATATGCCACATTAAAAAATGGCTACAGGTCTTTAGGACTTTTGATATCCTCTCTTTTTATTAAGTCCTACAAAAATTCAGAGGATTTATATGTGGCTTTAGAGGCAAGAGGTTATAATGGAGAGATAAAAGTCCTCAGTAAAGATTACAAATTTTGTTATAAAAATATAATATTTATTGTTTTGATAGAACTAATTTTAATAAGCGCATCAATGCTTTTAAGAAGGTGAACTATGAAAGAGCAGTTTATATTAGAAGCTATAAATATTACTTTTGAGTACAGCGACGGCACAAAAGCTTTGAATGAAGTAAATATGTCGATAGAGGAAGGTAAAAAGATTGCAGTTTTAGGTCCAAACGGTGCAGGCAAGACAACACTGTTTTTGCACTTCAATGGGATTTTGAAACCCAAATTAGGAAAAATATTATACAAAGGTGAAGAGATAAATTACAGTCATAGCGAACTTGTAAAACTTAGAAAAAACGTTGGTATTGTTTTTCAAAATCCTGACATACAACTTTTCTCTGCCAATGTATACCAAGAAATTTCTTTTGGCCCTATGAACTTAGGCTATTCAGAAAATATAGTAAAAGAGAAAGTTGAAAACGCCATGAAAGAAACGAGAATTATTGATTTAAAAGACAAGCCTACCCATTTTTTAAGCTATGGGCAGAAAAAAAGCGTTTCAATAGCTGATATTATAGTTATGGAGCCTGAAGTTATTATATTGGATGAGCCAACAGTTTATTTAGATCCTAAGCATGTTCAAGAGGTTATGGGTTTATTTGACAAATTGGTTGAAGAGGGAAAGACAATTATTTTATCAACTCATGATGTGGACTTTGCTTATTCATGGGCTGACTATATATATGTCATGAAAAAT
This genomic interval carries:
- the cobA gene encoding uroporphyrinogen-III C-methyltransferase; the encoded protein is MSGIVYLIGAGPGDIGLLTLKAVELIKNADVLVYDRLINEDILKMAKKDAELIDVGKFPDNHKVPQSKINEIIAKKALSGKKVARIKGGDPFVFGRGGEEAEYLSQKRIPYEVVPGITSAVAVLSYAGIPVTHRDLSSSFHVITGHEREGKDKSLNWEVISKLDGTLVFLMGIKNIEKIVQKLLNYGKDPHTPAAVVMEGTTPKQKVVTGKLIDIPSLVRKEGIKNPGVFAVGDVVALRDRLKWYENKKLFGKRILLTRTYEQSQQMKKILSEEGADVVICPTIKITPFLNNIEMFLEEIHKFDYAVFTSVNSVRSFIEASREKRFDLRNLSIKVVAIGSKTAEALENIFIYPDIIPEEYTSYSLANALKKHVEGKNIVLLTSQIGGDILMESLGNCANVQKIVAYKNEPNYEIKGKLISELRKGIDIAVFTSSSTFNYMHQLIGDEINLLKNSKIAAIGPVTKKAIDDKGFNVDIMPSEYTTEKLIEEILKNYQNQ
- a CDS encoding energy-coupling factor ABC transporter permease; protein product: MKRWMLLAAFALLLIAPQIAYSMHIMEGFLPLKWCIIWDIASLPFVVIGLIAINKKVKENPKLKMLLGFAGAFAFVLSALKIPSVTGSCSHPTGVGLGAILFGPFAMSVLGLIVLLFQALLLAHGGITTLGANTFSMAIVGPIASYYIFKGVKKAGGPNWLAVFLAASIGDLLTYVTTSFQLAIAFPAEVGGFTASFLKFMGIFAVTQVPLAISEGLLTVLVINMLTAYSKEELIELKVLEKEGKAI
- the cbiQ gene encoding cobalt ECF transporter T component CbiQ encodes the protein MLIDSYAYTNRMYNVHPVEKLLFAFLTMILCFEFDAYTNIAVIILVFVITVFKAKIPAKVYIKLMLIPFSFLIISIITLIINVIGNKSAALISFNILGVTLGITAQGINTAVILFFRTLAIVSCLYFLVLTTPVVDIINILKKLKIPSLFLELLQLIYRFIFVLTQAANEIYISQDSRLGYATLKNGYRSLGLLISSLFIKSYKNSEDLYVALEARGYNGEIKVLSKDYKFCYKNIIFIVLIELILISASMLLRR
- a CDS encoding energy-coupling factor ABC transporter substrate-binding protein; amino-acid sequence: MKDKKFLIKNLILGLLVILLVVFPLVTIKNAEFAGADDRATEAIAQVDKNYKPWFKPIWEPPSGEIESLLFALQAAIGAGFLGYYIGVAKGRKNANR
- a CDS encoding energy-coupling factor ABC transporter ATP-binding protein; protein product: MKEQFILEAINITFEYSDGTKALNEVNMSIEEGKKIAVLGPNGAGKTTLFLHFNGILKPKLGKILYKGEEINYSHSELVKLRKNVGIVFQNPDIQLFSANVYQEISFGPMNLGYSENIVKEKVENAMKETRIIDLKDKPTHFLSYGQKKSVSIADIIVMEPEVIILDEPTVYLDPKHVQEVMGLFDKLVEEGKTIILSTHDVDFAYSWADYIYVMKNGKVVAKGEPTVVFANAKELDWSDLRKPMLLEIYEILKEKGIINGSNIPKNIEELKKCIK
- the hemL gene encoding glutamate-1-semialdehyde 2,1-aminomutase, which codes for MKTDKSQKLFEKAKKLMPGGVNSPVRAFKSVGATPVFIKKGQGSHIWDEDGNEYIDYVLSWGPLILGHSHPQVVEAIKKQAQLGTSFGACTELEVKMAEKIIEAVPSIEVVRMVNSGTEATMSAIRLARGYTGRDIIVKFEGCYHGHSDSLLIKAGSGALTFGMPDSKGVTNEIAKDTIIARYNDIKMVEDIFEMYGENIAAVIVEPIAGNMGTVLPEEGFLKGLREITAKYKSLLIFDEVMTGFRVSYSGAQGLYNIMPDITTLGKIIGGGLPVGAYGGKEEIMRMISPDGPVYQAGTLSGNPLAMTAGFETLKILSETSNIYEELDKKAEKLCKGLKESIVQNGIDVTINRIGSMMCMFFTNDEVKDYNSALKSNTVVYAAYFREMLKRGVYLPPSQFETFFLSMAHTEEDIEKTIEASFEVAKIISKQYKDISIH
- the hemB gene encoding porphobilinogen synthase — translated: MDLVKRPRRLRINSILRDMIRETSLDVGDLIYPLFVVPGDNIKEEIDSMPGVYHFSIDLLIEEVKEVRDLGIPAILLFGVPSYKDEFGSEAYSEEGIVQKAVREIKEKVPEIVVITDVCMCGYTTHGHCGIVENGQVLNDKTVDYIAKIALSHVEAGADIVAPSDMMDGRVAAIRKLLDSKGFVNTPIMAYSAKYASSFYGPFREAADSFPQFGDRKSYQMDYGNSNEALREIALDIEEGADIVMVKPALSYLDIIRRVKDNFNIPIAAYNVSGEYSMVKAAAKMGWIDEKSVVLEILTSIKRAGADIVITYFAKDVAKWLITL